A window of Zingiber officinale cultivar Zhangliang chromosome 5A, Zo_v1.1, whole genome shotgun sequence contains these coding sequences:
- the LOC121981478 gene encoding 2-oxoglutarate dehydrogenase, mitochondrial-like, with the protein MAWFRAVSGVARSLVRRNIARSPHLISRAGQVPHPPSRGFRTGAPLCKPESTASTPLPVPLSRMSDSFLDGTSSVYLEELQRAWEADPSSVDESWDNFFRNFVGQAATSPGISGQTIQESMRLLLLVRAYQVNGHMKAKLDPLGLEVREVPEDLDLGFYGFSEADLDREFFLGVWRMAGFLSENRPVQTLREILNRLEQAYCGNIGYEYMHVPDREKCNWLRDKIEMMKPLEYSRERREVILDRLIWSTEFENFLATKWTAAKRFGLEGGETLIPGMKEMFDRAADMGVESIVIGMSHRGRLNVLGNVVRKPLRQIFSEFSGGTKPVDGEVGLYTGTGDVKYHLGTSYDRPTRGGKRIHLSLVANPSHLEAVDPVVVGKTRAKQYYSNDIDRTKNMGVLIHGDGSFAGQGVVYETLHLSALPNYTTGGTIHIVINNQVAFTTDPRSGRSSQYCTDAAKALNAPIFHVNGDNMEAVVHVCELAAEWRQTFHSDVVVDIVCYRRFGHNEIDEPSFTQPKMYQVIRNHPSALEIYQNKLLESGQIAKEDIERIRNKVNNILNEEFINSKDYLPKKRDWLSAYWTGFKTPEQISRIRNTGVKPEILKSVGQAISTLPENFMPHRAVKKIFEQRAKMIETGGGIDWAMGEALAFATLIVEGNHVRLSGQDVERGTFSHRHSVIHDQQTGEKYCPLDHILMNQNEELFTVSNSSLSEFAVLGFEMGYSMENPNSLVLWEAQFGDFSNGAQVMFDQFLSSGESKWLRQIGLVVLLPHGYDGQGPEHSSSRLERFLQMSDDNPYVIPEMEPTLRKQIQNCNWQVVNVTTPANYFHVLRRQIHREFRKPLIVIAPKNLLRHKDCRSDLSEFDDLEGHPGFDKQGTRFKRLIKDQNNHKEVEEGVNRLILCSGKVYYELDEERKKSDRKDIAICRVEQLCPFPYDLIQRELKRYPNAEIVWCQEEPMNMGAYSYISPRLYTAMKVINRGNFENIKYVGRAPSAATATGFSTVHVQEQTEIMQKAMQPEPINYPC; encoded by the exons ATGGCGTGGTTTAGAGCGGTCTCAGGAGTCGCTAGGTCACTAGTCAGAAGAAACATAGCTCGATCACCGCATCTGATTTCGAGGGCCGGACAAGTGCCCCATCCGCCATCCCGGGGTTTCCGCACTGGTGCCCCACTGTGCAAGCCTGAGTCGACTGCCTCGACCCCTCTTCCTGTGCCGCTTTCCAGGATGTCAGATAGTTTTCTCGATGGTACTAGTAGTGTCTACTTGGAGGAACTGCAGCGGGCCTGGGAAGCCGACCCCAGCAGCGTCGATGAGTCGTGGGATAATTTTTTCAGGAACTTTGTAGGCCAAGCTGCCACCTCGCCGGGTATCTCTGGCCAGACTATCCAGGAGAGCATGCGGCTGCTTCTGCTGGTCAGGGCCTACCAGGTCAATGGCCACATGAAGGCTAAATTGGATCCTTTGGGATTGGAAGTGCGTGAAGTCCCTGAGGATTTGGATTTGGGTTTCTATGGATTCTCAGAGGCGGACTTGGATAGGGAGTTCTTCCTCGGTGTCTGGAGGATGGCTGGCTTCTTGTCGGAGAATCGCCCTGTGCAGACCCTCCGTGAAATCTTGAACAGGCTGGAGCAGGCATATTGTGGGAACATTGGATATGAGTACATGCACGTCCCTGATAGGGAGAAGTGCAATTGGTTGAGGGACAAAATTGAGATGATGAAACCGCTGGAGTATAGTCGAGAACGTCGTGAGGTCATTCTTGATCGACTCATTTGGAGcactgaatttgagaactttCTGGCTACCAAGTGGACTGCTGCAAAGAGGTTTGGCCTTGAAGGTGGGGAAACCCTGATTCCAGGGATGAAGGAGATGTTCGATAGAGCAGCTGACATGGGGGTGGAGAGTATTGTTATTGGGATGTCTCATAGAGGAAGGCTAAATGTGTTGGGCAATGTTGTGAGGAAGCCTTTGCGCCAGATTTTCAGTGAATTCAGTGGTGGCACAAAACCTGTGGATGGGGAAGTAGGATTGTACACTGGAACTGGTGATGTAAAGTACCATTTGGGTACTTCATATGATAGGCCAACTAGAGGTGGAAAAAGGATTCATTTATCCTTAGTTGCAAATCCAAGTCATTTGGAGGCTGTTGATCCAGTTGTAGTTGGGAAGACACGAGCAAAACAATACTACTCTAATGACATTGATAGGACAAAGAACATGGGTGTATTGATCCATGGGGATGGAAGTTTTGCGGGACAGGGTGTTGTTTATGAGACTCTACATCTTAGTGCACTCCCCAACTACACTACTGGTGGAACAATTCACATTGTAATTAATAATCAGGTTGCATTCACGACTGATCCTAGGTCTGGAAGGTCTTCTCAGTACTGCACTGATGCTGCCAAAGCCTTGAATGCTCCTATATTTCATGTAAATGGAGACAATATGGAAGCAGTTGTTCATGTTTGTGAACTTGCAGCTGAATGGCGACAAACATTCCATTCTGATGTAGTGGTTGATATTGTTTGCTACAGACGATTTGGACATAATGAGATCGATGAACCTTCCTTCACACAACCTAAGATGTATCAG GTCATTCGAAATCATCCAAGTGCCCTTGAAATTTATCAAAACAAACTTTTGGAATCTGGACAAATTGCTAAAGAGGATATTGAGAGAATCCGCAACAAAGTTAATAATATCTTGAACGAAGAGTTCATAAACAGTAAAGACTATCTTCCCAAGAAGAGGGATTGGCTCTCAGCATATTGGACAGGATTTAAGACTCCAGAGCAAATTTCACGCATTCGGAACACTGG AGTTAAACCTGAGATTTTGAAAAGTGTTGGACAAGCCATTTCAACTCTTCCAGAAAATTTCATGCCTCATAGAGCGGTGAAAAAGATTTTTGAGCAACGTGCTAAGATGATTGAAACTGGGGGAGGCATTGACTGGGCAATGGGAGAGGCACTTGCTTTTGCAACGCTTATTGTTGAAGGAAATCATGTGAGGCTTAGTGGCCAGGATGTCGAAAGAGGTACATTTAGTCATCGCCATTCAGTTATTCATGATCAACAAACAGGAGAGAAGTACTGCCCTTTGGATCATATTCTGATGAATCAAAATGAGGAGTTGTTCACTGTCAGCAATAG TTCACTATCAGAGTTTGCTGTTCTTGGATTTGAAATGGGATACTCCATGGAAAATCCCAATTCATTGGTATTGTGGGAAGCTCAGTTTGGTGATTTTTCAAATGGTGCTCAGGTAATGTTTGACCAGTTTTTGAGCAGTGGAGAATCCAAATGGCTTCGTCAAATTGGGCTAGTTGTTTTACTTCCCCATGGTTATGATGGTCAAGGTCCAGAACATTCCAGCTCACGACTGGAGCGCTTTCTCCAG ATGAGTGATGATAACCCTTATGTCATTCCTGAGATGGAACCAACTCTCAGAAAACAGATCCAGAATTGTAATTGGCAAGTTGTCAACGTTACAACCCCAGCAAATTATTTCCATGTTTTGCGTCGTCAG ATTCATAGGGAGTTCCGCAAGCCTCTGATTGTGATAGCTCCTAAGAACCTATTACGGCACAAGGATTGCAGATCAGATTTATCCGAGTTTGATGATCTTGAAGGTCACCCAGGTTTCGATAAGCAGGGCACACGTTTTAAGCGCCTGATAAAGGACCAAAATAATCACAAGGAGGTTGAGGAGGGTGTCAACCGTCTCATTTTGTGCTCTGGAAAG GTCTACTATGAACTTGATGAAGAAAGAAAGAAGTCAGACCGCAAGGACATTGCTATCTGTAGAGTTGAACAACTTTGCCCATTCCCCTATGACCTGATCCAAAGAGAACTTAAGCGTTATCCAA ATGCTGAAATTGTTTGGTGTCAGGAAGAGCCAATGAACATGGGCGCATACAGTTATATCAGTCCTCGGTTATATACTGCAATGAAGGTAATAAATCGTGGTAACTTTGAAAACATCAAATATGTAGGAAGAGCACCTTCTGCTGCAACAGCAACAGGTTTCTCCACTGTTCATGTACAAGAGCAAACTGAGATTATGCAGAAAGCAATGCAGCCTGAGCCGATCAATTATCCTTGTTGA